The following are from one region of the Biomphalaria glabrata chromosome 4, xgBioGlab47.1, whole genome shotgun sequence genome:
- the LOC129925831 gene encoding uncharacterized protein LOC129925831: protein MPTYVQLILLKMRNIIFILSLLIIQVLRYTPHFRSLSLWLEYFFWLVTGFKFHPKCHHIVAYPVDISYTFQKEKSIFPFAYRTHAHCDSKCMCFAWLVVQCVCLCMK, encoded by the exons ATGCCTACTTATGTACAGCTTATCCTGTTGAAGATGAggaatattatattt ATTCTGAGCCTACTGATCATTCAGGTCTTAAGATATACACCACATTTCAGAA GCCTCAGTTTGTGGCTGGAATATTTCTTTTGGCTAGTTACTGGTTTCAAATTCCACCCCAAGTGTCAT CATATTGTAGCATATCCTGTAGATATCAGCTATACTTTCCAAAAAGAGAAAAGTATATTCCCCTTTGCATATAGAACACATGCTcattgtgatagtaagtgtatgtgttttgcgtggctggtagtgcagtgtgtgtgcctgtgtatgaaatga